The genomic stretch gagggcgcttttctcaaaaaagcgccctctaaagggggcctaagagggcgcttctgaaagcgctctctaaggctttccaaaagcgccttctaaactagaaatgtacatggacttagagagcgcttttttaaaagcgccctctaagggtaaccttagagggcgctttcattaaagcgtcctctattggtgtccctccatttcctcattattttttcgtttcactttagagtgcgctttgttacaaaagcgccctctaaagtgcgctgtctattccagtagtatgctccttattttttctcttcactttagagtgcgcttttgtaataaagcgccctctaaggggcgctgtctattccagtttttggcgtagtggtgCCACATCCATATTGTGTCATTTTAACAAATTCCATTACAACATAGGTGATGAGATATTTCTTTATTTGAAAACTTTTAAATATTCCCGCATAAAACACAAGGAAAATAAAATATTCCATTATTGCCAAGAAAATTTTGTTCGACGtattcaaggaattcaagaactCTCTTTCTCATACACCAGACCCAATCTATCAGTTTTTTTTATCCAACTACGATCCATAATACATTCTGAAATTTATATCAAAAGTTTATAAATTATTTAACAATACAACAATACAAGAATGCAACAACATAGCAACAACATTCTCAACACAACAAATTACTAAATCTATTTTCAACAACTACAAGAACAATATATACCACAATGGAacaatacaacaacaacattgtcAACAACACCATAACAATCTCAATACAAAAACACAATAAGAATGAAACAACTAAAACAAAAATATATAACATTCTCAACAACTCAAAAAATCTCAATCTCACTCAATCACAACAACATATAAaattaaacaacaacaaaaatctATAACTATCCCAACAAATAGGAAAAAtctaaaactcaacatgaatgatgatgaaatagATGTACTGTAATAGTGgggaagaagaagaggaagaggaagaggTAGAGAAATTATAGTTGTGTAAGCTTCTTGAAGTTTCATCTATCCACTCCTTGAATCGAACCTGAAATGATGGAATTTGGTTGGTCTATGTTATCACTTCTTCTATTCTTTTCATATGACACTTGTGTTATGACGGAAACAAACTaaaatatgttatttttaattttttagaAATATTTTTCACCATGATTGACAAACTAACTCTCCATGTGTTTGAGAAAACTAAACTTAATGACATTGAAAAATTGAATGCCACATTTCACTATAGTTGTTAGGAATGACCGTGGTGATTTTTTTAATTCTAATATAAATATACATATTGATGGTAGATGCTCTAactaaaaaaatgaaaattttatGGTGTTGGAATTCGAAAGGTGTAATCTTTAATATTTTATTAAGATTGATGAACTGGACCGTGATAAAAAGTGTTCTATTAAATAAATAAGAAATTAAGATGTTTAAATAAGAGTTATTTCTTCAGTTAATTTAAATTTCATAATTTATTACAATATTTCTATTTTGGTCAAAACTTTAAGGTATAGAAAAATATTAGAAGGGTTAATTTGACATGCTACAGTATGCGGTAATAAattaattcaatttattttatgATTACATTATTCAAAATGTTTTGAATAAAAGATATATTCATAtatttaaaatgaaattttaGTAATATTAGTAAATAATAATTAAGATAAATAAAATATTATGtattttattaatattataattAAGACGAGTATTATAACTAAGataaataaaattttatattttataattaagactatcattttattaataataaataataattaagataaatgaaatattaattatttaaaaaagATATTTTAAATCATAATTATTTGTTTGAAAATTAtaatttaataaatatattatgCAAATAATATATTATAAATGATAAATGTAATATGGCTCAATTTAAAAAGAAATATATATCTATCACAATCAATAAAATAATACATATTAGTGTAATAGAAATAGTGGATTATTATATGTGTCTATTTATAAATGGCATAATAGGTAATTTACCCATGCTTTTGTGAAGGTAACGTAGGAAAAACCGTCATCTGTTTGTGATATCATTGGCTATACAAATTATTTGTTGTTTCATTTTATAACAATATGTCTAGAAAAACCTTTtgagaagaaaaaaaaaatcaaaagaaagtTTAACCACTTTTTATATAATAAAATTTGTAATAATTTTCGTATTCTCTTAATTGTTTACAAGATATTCTTGTTAATCTATTAATAATTTATAACGTGAGAAATGTATGATTCTAGAATAAtcaattattcatttattttgtATTAGATGTAATTTATTTGGTATTTTTTTCTAACATGTGAGTCATAGTTTTGATTATCACAATAGTCATacttattattttttaaatagtTTTAAATTTAACAATAATGACATGCAATGAAATTGACAACAAAGAATATTCTATTTATAAAACAAAACTAGAAGTGTAGAAAAGTCTTTGCTTACATACGCCATTTTCATCTCCCCTACTGAAGGTAAAAAGATTATATAAACATTTGGAATATCACAAGACAAAACCACATCAAGAGCCATGAACACCCTTTCACTCCTTTCCTACACCCTCTTTTATCTTGTTCTATTTTACACTTTCAAACTTCTCTTCAAATCAAGAAAATTCAAAAACCTCCCACCAGGTCCACTTTCTCTTCCCATAATTGGCAACCTCCACCACCTTAAACGTCCCCTCCACCACACCTTCAAAGGATTATCCAAAAAATACGGTGATGTCATTTCTCTTTGGTTCGGTTCTCGTCTCGTTGTTGTTGTCTCTTCACCTTCTTTAGTCCAAGAATGTTTTACAAAAAACGATGTTGTCCTAGCAAATAGACCTCGTTTTCTCTCCGGTAAATACATCTTCTACAACTATACCACCTTAGGATCCACATCCTATGGCGAACACTGGCGAAACCTTCGTCGCATCACTTCGATCGATGTTCTCTCAAACCACCGTATCAATAGCTCCTCCGAAATCCGTAGGGATGAGACTCGGAGACTTGTAAAAAAGTTAGCCGATGATTCGTCCAAGGGTTTCGTCGAAGTTGAACTCAGGTCTAGATTCTTCGACATGACTTTCAATAACATAATGAGAATGATTTCAGGGAAAAGATACTACGGAGATGATTGTGACATAACGGATATGGAAGAAGCCAAGGAATTTAGAGCCATGGTGACGGATTTGTTGCAGCTGTCTGGTGCTAATAACAAGAATGATTTCTTGCCAATACTTAGGTTGATTGACTTTGAAAACTTGGAGAAGAGGTTAAAGAAGATTAGCAGCAAAACAGATACGTTCTTGAGAGGACTGATTCAAGAACAACGCAACAAAGGGCAACATACGAATACTATGATAGATCATCTTTTAAGTCTGCAAGAATCACAACCTGAGTACTATACTGATCAAATCATCAAAGGTCTTGCTCTGGTAATAGTAATTTTATGTGCTTTGTTTTAATCATTTTCTATTAAGTAGGGACAGTGTGTATCTCGTATAATGTTGGAGTCAATGTTTTATAGATAATTTTTTTTCTTAAGTTGAATTGGTCTTTGTTTGTAGGGTATGCTTCTTGCTGGAACAGACTCATCAGCTGTAACCTTAGAGTGGGCATTATCTTGTGTATTGACCTATCCAGAAGTGCTAGAGAAGGCAAGACAAGAACTGGAAACTCACGTAGGTCAAGACCGTTTATTGGATGAATCCGACCTTCCAAAACTCCCTTACCTTAAAAACATAATCTACGAGACACTTAGGTTGTACACTCCTGCTCCATTATCACTACCACACTCATCTTCCGACAACTGTATTATTGGAGGATACAACGTACCAGGAGACACCATAGTATTGATCAATGCTTGGGCCATTCATAGAGACCCTGAAACATGGAGTGAGGCAACAACCTTCAAGCCTGAGAGGTTTGAGAAAGAAGGAGAGTTGGAGAAGTTGATTGCGTTTGGGATGGGTAGAAGGGCTTGTCCAGGTGAAGTGTTGGCTCTGCGTGCAATAAGCCTAACTTTGGGTTTATTGATTCAGTGCTTAGAATGGAAAAAAGTGGGTGACAAAGAGATTGATATGAGTGAAGAAAGTGGATTCACTTTGTCTCGATCGGTTCCATTAAGGGCTGTGTGTAAAGCTCGTCCAGTTATCAAGAATCTTGAGAAGTAGTAGTAATATGTTGTGACTTTGTTGTGGAACGAGAGTTGCTTAGAATAAAATGAAGGTTTAAAATAAACTCTTTTTACCAGTAGGACTGTATTATCAAATAAGTTTACATGAAACATATGAGAGGGAAGCCAGTGATATCTATGTCAATTTTTTGtctttttaaaataaataaataaatttgttcaaaaaaataataaataaataaatagatcTAATTTGTACGTCTACCTTAGGAAATTTATATGGCCGTTTTGTTTAATTAATGTTGATTATAAAGTGTAtctcattttattttattaatgTCGATTATTAAGTATATTATTTTATCAATGTTGCTCATAAGAGATGGAAAATTGTATTCCCTCCTtctcaaaataaatattatatcTCCTCGTTTaagaaaatataataaatgaaAGAGAATATTAATTTTACTAAATTATCTTTATTATTTAACTAAATGTTATATCTGACATATTAAGAAAATATAATAAAGtaaaaaaacaataaattaaGAGTATTATATTGAGGTATAATTGGaagataaaaattaaaattgcGACAAATATTTTTTTGGGATAAATATATTTTGGGACAATAAAATTAAGAGTATTAAGATAAAGTGATAAATATTTTGGGACAATAAATTTTCTTAAATACGACACTTATTTTGAGACGGAGGGAGTAGTTTTTTTCCGATAAAACCTCCTTTGTTGGAAATTcaccaaaatctatggagaattcCGCTGCAATTATGATGAACAAAACTCAATCATATCAATTGAATTcttcttgttcttcactcttcactcgagtgaatcaaccaaccttgATTGCAAGATTATTCTCGTCGCACAATTGTTAAtggaagaaaaagaaaagatgaaaTTAGAGAAGAAAGAAATCAGGGTTTAGGCAAAATAAGGGAAGAAAAAAGATTTTTCTGCAGAGTTTCTTTATACTTTCAAACTGAGAATTTTATTCTTTACAACTGTAAGTTATTTACAATGATAGGGGATACTCCATATTTATAAATTTGGGGTTCCTTGCTCGTTAAGCAAAACCTAAAACACCTAATTCTGTTAACACTACAGAATTAGACCTAAGTCAAAATTCTTGTCGAGGTACACTACTTCGACATTTCGACAACACAATGCATTTCGATAACTTCCTTGCCTCTTTcgagcaacatgcttcgacacaaggaattacaatttgacataccacctaattcattgtgtctaagttatCTATATTCATCATTGACCTTAATTTCCCGAACACTTCGACTTGTACTCCCTTCGTTATTATGTttgcaatctgattctcaattTTGCAGTGTTTCTAGTTTAGCTTCTCATCTGCCACTTGCTCTCGAtgataatggaacctcatttcaGTGTGCTTTCTTCGTCCATGCGCTATCGGATTCTTCTCTAGATAGATAGTggacatgttgtcgatcttcatggtaatcACTTCATAATTCTTCCTTGTAACCTATTCGACCAAATTCACCATTCACGTTGTTTAACAAGCACAAAGAGAAGAAATTATGTACTCTATTTCACACGACGACAACACCACTACTAATTCTTTTCttgaactccaagcaactggtaTACCACATAGCATAAACACGTATCCAGCTGTAGATTTTctatcctcaacatcactacaccaacttgagtcggtgtaaCCAACTTGTAATCAgtcttttccttcatcagctgcaggaaatAAAATTCCATAGTTGAGAGTTCCTTTCAGGCACCTTAGTATCCTTTTCGTCGCTGCTAGGTGTGATACATCTGGCTTTTGCATGAATCTACACAacatacctacattgtatgctagaTCATGCCTTATGTGACAAAGGTATCAGAGTGATCGAATGAGTCTTTTATACTGCGTTGGATCCATATCATCTTCATATGTGTCTTTCGATATTGCAATTCGGCCTCAACTTGAG from Lathyrus oleraceus cultivar Zhongwan6 chromosome 7, CAAS_Psat_ZW6_1.0, whole genome shotgun sequence encodes the following:
- the LOC127105873 gene encoding isoflavone 2'-hydroxylase produces the protein MNTLSLLSYTLFYLVLFYTFKLLFKSRKFKNLPPGPLSLPIIGNLHHLKRPLHHTFKGLSKKYGDVISLWFGSRLVVVVSSPSLVQECFTKNDVVLANRPRFLSGKYIFYNYTTLGSTSYGEHWRNLRRITSIDVLSNHRINSSSEIRRDETRRLVKKLADDSSKGFVEVELRSRFFDMTFNNIMRMISGKRYYGDDCDITDMEEAKEFRAMVTDLLQLSGANNKNDFLPILRLIDFENLEKRLKKISSKTDTFLRGLIQEQRNKGQHTNTMIDHLLSLQESQPEYYTDQIIKGLALGMLLAGTDSSAVTLEWALSCVLTYPEVLEKARQELETHVGQDRLLDESDLPKLPYLKNIIYETLRLYTPAPLSLPHSSSDNCIIGGYNVPGDTIVLINAWAIHRDPETWSEATTFKPERFEKEGELEKLIAFGMGRRACPGEVLALRAISLTLGLLIQCLEWKKVGDKEIDMSEESGFTLSRSVPLRAVCKARPVIKNLEK